Proteins co-encoded in one Papaver somniferum cultivar HN1 chromosome 5, ASM357369v1, whole genome shotgun sequence genomic window:
- the LOC113282012 gene encoding probable galacturonosyltransferase-like 3, giving the protein MSTQTHTVFPLLFLVFITITTAAAAAAAAAAIRTSHELPTFREAPAFRNGVGCPKTTWVSSSISKSLNPDSIIHISMTLDSTYLRGSIAGVLSVLQHASCPENIVFHFLASHNRIDLHKTILTTFPYLKFNLYHFDTNLVRGKISSSVRRALDQPLNYARIYLADLLPNSVSRIIYFDSDLIVVDDVEKLWKIDLGTHVLGAPEYCHANFTHYFTENFWLDPNFSKKAFNGRRGAPCYFNTGVMVIDVLRWKQGKYTEKLEVWMKMQKRYRIYELGSLPPFLLVFGGDVKGVEHRWNQHGLGGDNLQGLCRDLHPGPVSLLHWSGKGKPWLRLDSNKPCPLDSLWAPYDLYRHPSSSLFAEII; this is encoded by the coding sequence ATGTCAACTCAAACACATACAGTGTTTCCTCTTCTGTTTTTAGTCTTCATCACCATTActactgcagcagcagcagcagcagcagcagcagccatTAGAACAAGTCATGAACTTCCAACATTCAGAGAAGCACCAGCTTTCAGAAACGGAGTTGGATGTCCAAAAACAACATGGGTTTCTTCATCAATTTCTAAATCACTAAACCCAGATTCAATAATTCATATATCAATGACTCTTGATTCAACTTACCTTCGTGGATCAATAGCTGGTGTTCTCTCAGTTCTCCAACACGCTTCATGTCCTGAAAACATTGTTTTCCACTTTCTTGCTTCTCATAACAGAATAGATCTTCATAAAACAATCTTAACTACTTTCCCTTACCTTAAATTCAATCTGTATCATTTTGATACAAATCTAGTACGAGGGAAAATCTCATCATCAGTCCGCAGGGCATTAGATCAACCTTTAAATTATGCTAGAATTTATCTAGCTGATTTACTACCAAACTCAGTATCAAGAATCATATATTTCGATTCAGATTTAATTGTTGTCGATGATGTTGAAAAACTATGGAAAATCGATTTGGGTACTCATGTTTTAGGCGCACCAGAATACTGTCATGCAAATTTCACCCATTACTTTACTGAAAATTTCTGGTTagacccaaatttctcaaaaaaagCATTCAATGGAAGAAGAGGGGCACCATGTTATTTCAATACAGGAGTAATGGTGATTGATGTATTGAGATGGAAACAGGGGAAATACACAGAGAAATTAGAAGTGTGGATGAAAATGCAAAAGAGATATAGGATTTATGAGTTGGGTTCATTACCACCATTTTTGTTGGTTTTTGGTGGTGATGTTAAAGGGGTTGAGCATAGATGGAATCAACATGGATTAGGTGGTGATAATTTGCAAGGTTTATGCAGAGATTTACATCCTGGTCCTGTTAGTTTACTTCATTGGAGTGGGAAAGGAAAACCATGGTTGAGGTTAGATTCTAATAAACCATGTCCATTGGATAGTCTTTGGGCACCTTATGATCTTTATCgtcatccttcttcttctttgtttgctGAAATTATCTAA